The following coding sequences lie in one Arachis stenosperma cultivar V10309 chromosome 5, arast.V10309.gnm1.PFL2, whole genome shotgun sequence genomic window:
- the LOC130979796 gene encoding uncharacterized protein LOC130979796: MEKLDIFQLIPVILNGSNYAHWVEAMREFLKGRKLWQYVTGDIVCPVKQTVSDKSQDGVSKSKEDVEKDFAERLKDWDSKNHQIITWFRNTSTPSIHLQFGRFETAKEVWDRLAKHYTIYDLSYQYQLLKEFRSLKQERGQTVFDFLAQMEIIWDQLTSCEPVLKNSSDAKAYEDYRNRTRLIQFLMALTDDYEPVRASLLHQKSLLSLEDALPRLKSEETRLGLTRYKSETAFAATERKDKICQNCNRPGHSFPDCSSIECRKCKQKGHIGSNCPKLFCHYCKLSGHLITVCPTRPPRSDQHKYQPRPNNSLHVPASTAATATESTPSTSLNTPSVSPLNIESLLKQLLSFSSNTPATLFTPPGNSKWYIDFGCFNHMSPLRHLFLSLSTTTNAPSVNTANGSLLHATHQGFISQSNIHLPDTYFIPKLNFNLIFVSQLIELNFDVTFSISGCHVQDRRTEKIIWTGCKVGQLFELENLHVPYLSNLCVISSPSPLHLWHRRLAYSSLNKLRPLMSTDFLAEQGTLSEFSCPGTSQQNGRGEHKHRHILDSVREMLISSSCPERAWGEAVLTVVHVINRLLSSILSNTTPFKHLYHTPPDYSSLRVFGCVCSILLQPHEYTKFELRARMCYFLGYGYEHKGSTSSPLLEAPPVPSSPSSNASRPDDAPAPAPAVRPPSSIRPFRVRNPPPHLLDYHCFSTILYHHEPQSFREAFTNPNWQQAMQEKIQALEKAHTWDLVDLPSGQEVVDSR; encoded by the exons ATGGAGAAACTAGATATTTTTCAGCTTATTCCTGTTATCCTTAACGGCTCCAACTATGCTCATTGGGTTGAAGCTATGCGAGAATTTCTTAAAGGGCGAAAATTATGGCAATATGTGACTGGTGATATTGTTTGTCCTGTTAAGCAAACTGTGAGTGACAAATCCCAAGATGGGGTCTCCAAATCTAAGGAGGATGTTGAGAAGGACTTTGCAGAGAGGTTGAAAGATTGGGATAGTAAAAATCATCAAATAATCACCTGGTTCCGTAACACTTCTACTCCTAGCATTCATTTACAGTTTGGACGTTTTGAAACTGCTAAAGAGGTATGGGATCGTTTGGCCAAACATTACACTATTTATGATCTCTCTTATCAATACCAACTTCTAAAAGAGTTTCGTAGCCTTAAGCAAGAACGTGGCCAAACGGTTTTTGATTTTCTTGCTCAAATGGAAATTATTTGGGATCAACTGACCTCTTGTGAGCCTGTTCTTAAAAATTCTTCTGATGCTAAGGCATATGAGGATTATAGGAATCGGACACGTCTCATACAGTTTCTTATGGCACTTACTGATGATTATGAGCCAGTCAGGGCTTCTCTTCTTCATCAGAAATCCTTACTTAGTCTTGAAGATGCTCTTCCTCGTCTTAAGTCTGAAGAAACACGCTTGGGTTTGACTCGTTATAAGAGTGAAACTGCCTTTGCAGCCACCGAGAGAAAGGACAAAATCTGTCAAAACTGTAACCGTCCTGGGCATTCCTTCCCCGATTGTTCCTCTATTGAATGTCGTAAGTGCAAACAAAAAGGTCACATTGGGTCCAATTGTCCAAAACTGTTCTGCCATTATTGTAAGCTCTCGGGTCACTTGATTACTGTCTGTCCTACTAGGCCACCGCGTTCGGATCAGCACAAGTATCAACCTCGTCCCAACAACTCTCTGCATGTGCCTGCTTCTACTGCTGCTACTGCCACTGAGTCCACCCCTTCTACCTCTCTCAACACTCCTTCTGTCTCTCCATTAAACATTGAATCTCTTCTTAAGCaacttctctctttttctaGTAATACCCCTGCTACTCTTTTCACCCCTCCAGGTAATTCTAAATGGTATATTGATTTTGGTTGTTTTAATCATATGTCTCCTTTGCGTCATCTTTTCTTGTCATTGTCTACCACCACAAATGCACCTTCTGTTAACACTGCTAATGGTTCCCTCCTGCATGCAACACATCAAGGGTTTATTTCACAGTCCAATATTCATCTTCCTGATACTTATTTTATTccaaaattgaattttaaccTTATCTTTGTCAGTCAACTTATTGAACTCAATTTTGATGTCACTTTCTCTATTTCTGGTTGTCATGTACAAGATCGTCGGACGGAAAAGATCATCTGGACTGGTTGTAAGGTCGGACAGTTGTTTGAGCTCGAGAACCTTCATGTTCCCTATCTGTCAAATCTCTGTGTTATTTCCTCTCCATCTCCTCTTCACTTGTGGCACCGTCGTCTTGCCTACAGCTCCTTAAACAAATTGCGTCCTCTTATGTCTACAG ATTTTCTCGCTGAACAGGGTACTTTGTCTGAGTTTTCGTGTCCTGGTACCTCTCAACAAAATGGCAGAGGTGAGCATAAACATCGTCATATTCTTGATTCTGTTCGTGAAATGCTTATTTCTTCTTCCTGTCCTGAGCGTGCTTGGGGTGAAGCTGTTCTCACTGTTGTTCATGTTATCAATAGACTCCTCTCTTCTATTCTTAGTAACACTACTCCCTTTAAGCATCTCTATCATACTCCTCCTGATTACAGTTCTCTTCGTGTCTTTGGTTGTGTCTGTTCTATCCTTCTTCAGCCTCATGAATACACCAAGTTTGAACTTCGGGCTCGCATGTGCTATTTTCTTGGTTATGGTTATGAACATAAGG GGTCTACCTCAAGTCCACTCCTCGAGGCTCCTCCTGTTCCGTCTTCTCCATCTTCTAATGCTTCTAGACCGGATGACGCTCCTGCTCCTGCTCCTGCTGTCAGGCCTCCTTCTTCCATCCGTCCTTTTAGGGTAAGAAATCCACCTCCTCATCTTCTTGATTATCACTGTTTTTCTACTATTCTTTACCATCATGAACCTCAGTCATTTCGAGAAGCCTTTACCAATCCAAATTGGCAGCAAGCAATGCAGGAAAAAATTCAGGCACTTGAAAAAGCACACACTTGGGATTTGGTTGATCTTCCTTCTGGTCAAGAAGTTGTGGATAGTAGATGA
- the LOC130983171 gene encoding uncharacterized protein LOC130983171, whose protein sequence is MGLVSEIVANILVLVTWPFSLFQLACLFGTRITLLVIYTWTEFIRNIIVFNINIALGIISWTFGLVLLPARILNIFHRERQLERKLQQMQIDLANLLLEYKELEEHLQIAVKERRIMELLVSELEEEHDMAVAKIEKLERKLLDQINENRRLKEVKGKAYWSSKDAGDYDDDGRHIFPLQDLVITKDIWEHDNKISSSNLLKLLKPGATPQVPDYRRDVAISQSVFSAILSVVVGVTAWQAEDPCMPLVVALFAVVGMSLKSVVQFFATIENKPASDAVALLSFNWFILGTLTYPTLPRIAPLLGRFIEITITRFGLLSF, encoded by the exons ATGGGATTGGTTTCTGAGATAGTGGCTAACATATTAGTGTTGGTAACATGGCCTTTCTCTCTATTCCAATTGGCGTGCTTGTTTGGTACAAGAATTACATTACTTGTCATATATACTTGGACGGAGTTCATCAGGAATATAATTGTCTTCAATATAAATATAGCATTGGGAATTATATCATGGACATTTGGCCTTGTCTTACTACCTGCCAGAATCCTCAACATCTTTCATAGGGAGAGACAG TTGGAACGCAAATTGCAACAGATGCAGATCGATCTAGCGAATCTGCTTCTGGAGTATAAGGAACTTGAAGAACATCTCCAGATAGCTGTCAAAGAACGCAGAATAATGGAGTTACTAGTATCCGAGCTTGAAGAGGAGCATGATATGGCCGTAGCAAAGATtgaaaaattagagagaaag TTGCTAGATCAAATCAACGAAAATCGCCGGCTCAAAGAAGTTAAAGGCAAGGCATACTGGTCGTCGAAGGACGCCGGCGACTACGACGACGACGGTAGACATATCTTCCCCCTCCAAGATCTTGTAATTACAAAAGATATTTGGGAACATGACAACAAAATAAGTTCTAGCAATTTGCTTAAACTCCTTAAACCAGGGGCTACGCCACAAGTGCCGGATTACCGGCGTGACGTGGCAATTTCACAGTCAGTATTCAGTGCTATCTTGTCAGTAGTCGTTGGCGTGACAGCCTGGCAAGCCGAAGATCCTTGCATGCCTCTCGTGGTGGCTCTGTTTGCCGTGGTAGGCATGTCATTGAAGAGTGTGGTGCAGTTCTTTGCCACCATAGAAAACAAGCCGGCATCGGATGCCGTTGCTCTCTTAAGCTTCAATTGGTTCATTCTTGGCACTCTAACCTACCCTACCCTTCCAAGAATTGCTCCACTACTAGGAAGGTTTATAGAAATAACTATCACCCGGTTTGGTCTTCTTTCCTTTTAG
- the LOC130979801 gene encoding NDR1/HIN1-like protein 12 has translation MQPAPESGSYNHNHSHNHNQNRHHRDFESRDGATRYHNRRLRVGRQGHTNPLIWLLAIICTIIALAVIVAGIVVFAGYILIRPRVPTITVTNAHLDIFRNDYTGILETQLRIQVMAQNENMKAHASFSDIRFNLSFQGQPVAMMVADPFDVPKNNTQFLNYFVQSSAIPLTPEQMQAVTDSWKLNLATFDFKGNARTQWRIGPLIGSVKFWCYLDCKLKFHPLNGSYIHNACTSKSK, from the coding sequence ATGCAGCCCGCCCCCGAGTCAGGGTCGTACAACCACAACCACAGCCACAACCACAACCAGAATCGCCACCATCGCGACTTTGAAAGTCGTGATGGGGCCACACGGTACCATAACAGAAGGCTTCGTGTGGGCCGACAAGGCCACACAAACCCTTTAATATGGCTATTAGCCATCATATGCACAATCATAGCCCTAGCTGTGATTGTTGCCGGCATCGTAGTGTTTGCAGGGTACATACTAATCCGACCAAGGGTACCGACAATAACCGTCACAAATGCTCACCTAGACATTTTCCGAAACGACTACACCGGAATCCTCGAAACCCAACTCCGGATCCAAGTGATGGCGCAGAACGAAAACATGAAAGCACATGCATCATTTTCCGACATAAGGTTCAACCTTAGCTTCCAAGGTCAACCCGTAGCAATGATGGTTGCTGACCCATTTGATGTACCCAAAAACAACACACAGTTTCTTAACTACTTTGTCCAATCGTCGGCGATACCCTTGACGCCGGAACAAATGCAGGCGGTTACTGATTCTTGGAAGCTCAACTTAGCGACCTTTGATTTCAAGGGTAATGCTAGGACTCAATGGAGGATAGGGCCTTTGATTGGTTCTGTTAAGTTTTGGTGCTACCTTGATTGTAAACTCAAGTTTCATCCCTTGAATGGGAGTTACATTCACAATGCCTGCACCtccaaatcaaaataa